The Anomaloglossus baeobatrachus isolate aAnoBae1 chromosome 5, aAnoBae1.hap1, whole genome shotgun sequence genome includes the window actggagaggtgaggactctggaaatgtctgtagtgaggtttataaatgtgtctctccataaccaggattacacagtagtgaagaagacctctagtgagcgctgtcaggaccctgtgtctgagggatggggaagacccctgagcccaatcacagggcctccacctcaccccccgatacatgaggacatcaatgaccagaagatcctagaactcacctacaagatgattgagctgctgactggagaggtgacactgctgggaatgctgggacattatacagtaacgctatgaagggatcggggatgacgatatcattgtatgtgtcaggttcctgtaaggtgtcaggatgtcgccgtctatttctccatggaggagtgggagtatttagaaggacacaaagatctgtacaacgatgtcatgatggaggttccccagcccctcacatcaccaggtaatagacaggattaaatacacacagcctataattatctgtatgcaaAGAataaattcagtccctgtatgtgtttcctccagatctattcagtgagaggacaacaccagagacatgtccccatcctcttcttccacaggactgcaaacaagaagatcccgatgttcctcaggatcatcaggtagatggagagaaggtgacatgaaatctccctatgatgtgtagacggctgtgaaggtcttgtgctcagtcttgttttatcctccagtattatatgttttatacttgtttaatgagagcggtggagatggcaggattagagctgatcatagatgtgacttctccatctgtctgtgactttcacaatatttgtttcagggtgaagatctgacccatattaatactacagagacatatgtgaggggtgatgagcggtgtaaagaggagattcctacatatggctacccaggtgagtagtgaccactaaatgcaaagAATAAACAAATTAATTTTATTCACTGACTGCTACAATGTTACGTTAATTGTATACACTTTGTGTTATTGTGAATATTTTACTTGTGTATCTTTCCACTTCAATCAAAATACTAATTTATAATGGAAGTAATTATGATACTATTATAGCTTATAATTAGTGATGAATGAGTACTACCATACTtgtgtgcttggtactcgtaacgagcagttagaTGCTCGGATAGGCGCGATTTGACTGCACGAGTATAAGGAAAGTGATGGGGAACTCCACTTTTCTGGCAAATcttcgcgcccatccgagcatccaactgttcgttacaagcaccgagcccccgagcatggtagtgtcgctCATTACTACTCTTAATTCATTTTGTGCATATACAGTATGGACATTATATATTCCTGTGTGAATGAGGGTGATTATTTCTTCTTCATCTACTCTTCAAATTGTGGAACGTAACAAGCCTTAACTCCTATTAGACTCTAATTACATTGGTGTACTGACAGAATACACAGCATGGACTTATCATAATTTATTAAGCTTTGAAGGGTATTTGATTAATGGTCTATCTGTAATGTATGTAAACTATATGGATcggtgaaatagaaaaaaaaattaaacaattttatCTATAAAAAAGCCTAAAAATCAACGAAAAATGTTTTGACAATTATAAAATCTCTTTTACACTGGTATATAAATACCAAAAGGGGTGTATTTTCCATTTTATGTTTATATgaggggggggtgtctgctttttctgGCACCTTATGGAGTTTAAAAATAATCAAGGAAGATAAATAGGAAAAGTAGCCAGCTCACCATGTAGTGAAATTCGGGAATCAGTCACAGTATCCGCACAGAACCTCTGGCCAGGGCTGCATAGAATCAACAAACCGAAGAAATCTAGCAGAACCAGCAGGAAAGGATGAAtaaaaacttcttctttattgAAGCATGAGAATAAAAACCAGCACAGGTATTTGCACCGACATATATGAAGCAGAAGGAATATTATCTGATACGTTTCGATATTATGAATGTCTAATCTCATACTATTATTTTTCTGCTTCCCTTTGTTTTCCAAccgctttcctctctcttctctttccttccCCCTTCCCGTTCTCTCTTCTTGCCCTTTCCCCTTCTCTCTTCTTGccctttccccctcctcactcttTCTTTTCCTCGCTTTTTCCTTTTTTATGCATCATTTATACTGAGTGAGTAAAACTTGACATATGTGGAGCTCTAGTTTGAAGTTTAAAAATCCATAGGGTTTCTCAATTAAGTATCTTTCTCTTGAATTCTCCTCCTCTAGGCGGATAAGTGACCTTTTCAATTACCCTAAACCAAAGACCAGAGACAACCACCTTATGTTGAGACCAAAAATACTTACAAACCACTGAGGTTTGTTTCTAGTCTTAGGTTTAGGGTAATTGAAAAGGTTACTTATCCACGTAGaggaggggaattaaaaaaaatatatacttaatCGAGAATACCTATGGATTTTTAAACTTCAAACTAGAGCTCCACTGGGTTTAAACATACGTCAAGATTTAATTACTCAGCATAACTGTTCATGGAAAAGGAAAAAGAGTGAAGAGAAAGAAAAAACATATTTTGTGtgttttgaaggtttttttttgtttgtttttttattcttcCATATTATGTTGCATTCTAGCTGACATCATAAATCTTTCTCTATATATAGTGTTCAGTATTTCTCTGCAGGGGTTAAATGAGTGGTTAATTAATTATGCAGCTGATTTGTAACCTGGAAGGACCTTTTATCCTCTTTTTATAGAAGTACGTTGAATGGCTTGACATAATAcatgactaagggcggctttgcacgttgcaacatcacacgtgcgatgtcggtcgggtcaaatcgaaagtgacgcacatccggcgtcactttcgacatcgttgtgtgtaaattctagatgatacgattaacgagcgcaaaagcgtcgttatcgtatcatcggtgcaggctccgacttttccataattatgctgccgcgacaggtacgatgtagttcctcgttcctgcggcagcacacatcgctgtgtgttacgccgcaggagcaaggaacttcaccttacctgccgccggcggctctacggaaggaaggaggtgggcgggatgtttacatcctgctcatctccgcccctccgccgctattggccgcctgccgtgtgacgtcgctatggaggaggtgggtcgccggccagagcgacggtcgcagggcaggtgagtgcatgtgaagctggcgtcgcTGGGGGCTAGTAAAACCTGCAGAAAGGCAGCGTTAgagctcctgctcccgctcatataatatgcactgctgctgtccatcaccTTGGTGTTGAAACCGCAccgtggtgatgggctggggcagcggcacaTATTATAtatgcctgcgcccccctgtgatggcacatgccccccctgtgttagatatggcccccatgctgctgcccatagtaaaataaaaaaactctttatttagctcctccagcgctgatctcccagtctcctgctgccgctgtgatcatgcacgcagagatgatatcactctgctgtaccgatcacatgaccgccaccgagaaccaggaagtgcaggagatcagaagcacggagggagacacgagggaggacagtgctggagaaggtaaagtaaagtgtttattttactatgggcagcagcatgggggcaatatctaacacagggggacgtgtgccatccatagggggcgatgggcagcacagggggatgtgtgccatccatagggagccatatctaacacggggaggtgtgccatccatagggggccatgggtagCACAGGGCGATGTGTGCCAtcctaggagacctgtgccagctgtaggagacgtgtgccatctataggagacctgtgccagctgtaggggatattTGCCAGCAATAAGGGACGTGTTCCAGCACAGTGGGACGTGtggcataaataggggacgtgttccatcaataggagacatgtgccagcaataggggacatgtgccatcactgggggatgtgtgccagcacaagggggctatattcaatataagggggccatatccagattaagggggctaattttaggatgggggtgctatgagggatatataccctttatgatttgttagatggacactggcattataagacggaccccatttaacattaaaaaaaaaatctcttatcattcaccaaatttgggggtgcgtcttataataaggTACGTCTTCCAAAGCTAAAAATACGGTAAATCCTATTCCGGGTTAGGCTCTACTCCATCTAGCCGATTTCCGTTAAGTGTCAGCTTTCACAAGTCCATGGATTGCCTTGGAGTGGTATCTGGTGGCTACTTGGTGTCGGTTTGCACTGCTAGACCTTGCTTTTGACTGAGTCTAAAAGAACACCATACGCAACATACCAGTAGATCATTGTTTGACTTCCGAGGTTCCATAACAACCATCGGCTCCTCATGATTTTCTTGTGGGAGTGCCGATGGAGGTGAAAGAGCCCCCTCCCTCCCATAAACTTCTAAATGCCAAAATCGCTATCGATCGTGGCATTTGGCGGATTAGTCAGCCAGGGGGGCGTCACACACTGGTCCTAGCTGTTACTGCAGGAGCTCGGCTGTCAGCTGAGCTGATGTGCAGCAGTGATCATGCAAAGAAGTGCTGATGTTTGACTAACCTATTAACAGTTATCAGAGAGTGGGGACTGCTGAAATGGGTCCTGCATTTTTGGCCATGCCAGTCAGCTGTAAGTGACCGGTGTCATCACAGACTTGTCACGTGTTTTCCCACAATGACAGTTTTAATACATGACTGACAAAGCACGTCACAGTGCAGGAACTGACACATGCTCATGACATGTCTGtccttggtcattaaggggttaacacAATTTTTTAGCAATTTAAAGTTAccattaactagagttgagcgcggttcgtggttcgaggttctccagttctaagctcgagtgattttgggggctgttcgagatcgaactagaactcgagctttttgcaaaagctcgatagttctagatacgttcgagaacggttctagcagcaaaaagcagggctttttacagctagagtgtgcaggagccatcgctggcagcttgccagaagctggtaaccaagataaacatcgggtatccaagcaaagtgctttggttagtaacccgatgtttatcttagttacgtgcgggaagcccacactttcccgctcagctcgctccgccccctcctgcccgcggcatgtacacacacacacacacacagacacacacacacacacacactgcacacatggtcctgctcggcttacctgcggtgatgaagtcccgccatcccgacctcagcgctgtcattgtcttccatggccgccacttgtcacatcacctctcgcttccgacccgagactgactagcggtgacgtcacggacctctcgcgatacttgatgtgaaggcgccggtcattgacctcagtgacaggggctgtcagtgtgcaggagatcagcgcaggtaatgtacctcgctgacagcagcacttgtcatgccctgcagtgacctgggctgacccattgatgttagctcaggtcactgcactgctctcccagccaatggggaacatcctgctcttcattgactgggacagtgtggatcgtcatggcaaccccttggattacagcagacctggatttgtttttcattctaataaattggttaaagagggaatgttttggggagtgttttttcaaataaaaatgtggttgtcgtctatttttttttattactgactgggttggtgatgtcgggtatctgatagacgcctgacctcaccaaccccagggcttgatgccaggtgacattacacatctggtattaaccccatatattaccccgtttgccaccacaccagggcgcgggatgagctggggcgaagcaccaggattggcgcatctaatggatgcgccacttctggggcggctgcggtctgctatttttaggctggagagagtccaataaccatggacctccctagtctgagaatatcaggccccagctgtctgctttaccttggctggtgatccaattttgggggacccctacgtgtttttttttaaattatttatttaatttaaaataacagcatggggtgccctcagttttggattaccagccaaggtgaggttgccagctgtggtctgcaggctgcagccgtctgctttaccctagctggctacaaaactagggggaaccctacgtcatttttttttcatttttttggctaaatacaaagctaagcaccccttagtgccacatgaaaggtaccaaagggtgctccactttttctccactttttctccactttttctccactttttctccactttttctccacttttttctcctctttttctcctctttttctccacttattctccacttattctccactttttctccatttttttctccactttttctccactttttctccactttttctccactttttctccactttttctcctctttttctccacttttttctccacttttttctccactttttctcctctttttctccacttttttctccacttttttctccactttttctccactttttctccactttttctccactttttctccatttttttctccactttttctccactttttctcctctttttctccactttttctccactttttctccatttttttccactttttctccactttttctccatttttttctccactttttctcctctttttctccactttttctccacttttttctccactttttctccactttttctccatttttttctccactttttctccactttttctcctctttttctcctctttttctccactttttatccactttttctccactttttctccactttttctccatttttttctccactttttctcctctttttctccactttttctccacttttttctccactttttctccactttttctccactttttctccactttttctccatttttttctccactttttctcctctttttctccactttttctccacttttttctccactttttctccactttttctccactttt containing:
- the LOC142312931 gene encoding oocyte zinc finger protein XlCOF29-like, whose protein sequence is MDRDRDKMAERILHLTLEILFRLTGEDYTVVKKTSSERCQDPVSEGWGRPLSPITGPPPHPPIHEDINDQKILELTYKMIELLTGEVTLLGMLGHYTVTL